The following proteins come from a genomic window of Pyxidicoccus sp. MSG2:
- a CDS encoding LysR family transcriptional regulator produces MSMHSLANIDAFVRTVEDGDFTRAARRLAVTASAVSRRIARLEEELGVRLFQRTTRALRLTEDGRDFYARCQRILAELDEARESLARSRSRPTGLLRVEAPQVIGQLVLTPALPRFLEAYPGVELHLTLRDEVVDPITEGADVLIRMGQLTDSRLVARKLAVARLVAVASPAYLQRHGTPVAPTDLARHQCLGFLRQGVTGEWRFKDGRVVPRGAFHVSQGATLRDAAVMGLGIAWMMDFMVARELATGALVTVLDAHACEERPIHALHPPNRHLPSRVRVFLDFVKTLFPDSRAPSHRGNQT; encoded by the coding sequence ATGTCCATGCACTCGCTCGCCAACATCGACGCCTTCGTCCGCACCGTGGAGGACGGTGACTTCACGCGCGCGGCGCGCAGGCTCGCCGTCACCGCCTCCGCGGTGAGCCGGCGCATCGCCCGGCTGGAGGAGGAGCTGGGCGTGCGCCTCTTCCAGCGGACGACGCGGGCGCTCCGACTCACCGAGGACGGGCGCGACTTCTACGCCCGCTGCCAGCGCATCCTCGCGGAGCTGGACGAGGCCAGGGAGTCACTCGCCCGCTCCCGGAGTCGGCCCACGGGCCTCTTGCGCGTGGAGGCGCCCCAGGTCATCGGGCAGCTCGTGCTCACGCCCGCCCTGCCCCGCTTCCTGGAGGCCTACCCGGGCGTCGAGCTGCACCTGACGCTGCGCGACGAAGTCGTGGACCCCATCACCGAGGGCGCCGACGTGCTCATCCGCATGGGACAACTGACGGACTCACGGCTGGTGGCGCGCAAGCTGGCGGTGGCGCGGCTGGTGGCCGTGGCCTCCCCCGCCTACCTGCAACGCCATGGCACGCCAGTGGCGCCCACGGACCTGGCGCGGCACCAGTGTCTGGGCTTCCTGCGCCAGGGGGTGACGGGGGAGTGGCGCTTCAAGGACGGCCGCGTCGTGCCACGCGGCGCCTTCCACGTCAGCCAGGGCGCCACGCTGCGGGACGCCGCGGTGATGGGGCTCGGCATTGCCTGGATGATGGACTTCATGGTGGCGCGCGAGCTGGCCACGGGCGCGCTCGTCACGGTGCTCGACGCGCACGCCTGCGAGGAGCGGCCCATCCACGCGCTGCATCCTCCCAACCGACACCTGCCCTCCCGGGTCCGCGTGTTCCTCGACTTCGTGAAGACACTCTTCCCCGACTCCAGGGCCCCT